The Plasmodium vinckei vinckei genome assembly, chromosome: PVVCY_06 genome contains a region encoding:
- a CDS encoding serine--tRNA ligase, putative has protein sequence MVLDINLFRTEKGGNPEKIKESEKNRFNDVSNVDKVIEYDEKWRKSIFKLEELKKNINLINKTIGNKKKEDKNANVEDLKQKSLSMKEEIPLIQNEEKHLLKQRNTYLAKVGNILSSKVVINNDEEHNKVVRTWGECKNYEPTDLEKSDTKKVGTPNTKREVGNNNDGQNKVSIISEIKKKYYYHYDLLRKIGGVNFKKGVLVAGHRGYYLTGAGFLLNNAIMQYAINFLVNKKYTPVYPPFFMKKTIMEECAELDDFEETLYKISSSSVASAEDPKIATNNNNNNISNEKSNRDDLFLIATSEQPLCALHRDETLESRYLPLKYVGISSCFRKEAGAHGKDIRGILRVHQFDKVEQFCISLPQTSYKLHEEMIKTCEEFYQSLNIPYKIVNIVSGALNNAAALKYDIEGYFPSSGQYRELVSCSNCTDYQSINLNIRYTDSNIKIAGITKSSKDKNDENAKDETRDEYVDSEYEKFNHDFPVENKNYVHLLNGTMVAGQRFLCCLLENYQNGEGIMVPEKLRPYMNTDFIPFIE, from the coding sequence atggttTTGGATATCAATTTATTTAGAACTGAAAAAGGAGGTAACccagaaaaaattaaagagtCTGAAAAGAACAGATTTAATGATGTAAGTAATGTAGATAAAGTTATAGAATATGATGAGAAATGGAGAAAGagtatatttaaattagaggagttaaaaaaaaacattaacctaataaataaaacaataggaaataaaaaaaaagaagataaaaatgCTAATGTTGAGGATTTGAAACAAAAAAGTTTAAGCATGAAAGAAGAAATTCCATTGATCCAAAACGAAGaaaaacatttattaaaacaaagaaatacatatttagcAAAAGtaggaaatatattaagtAGTAAAGTTGtaattaataatgatgaagaaCATAATAAAGTGGTGCGAACATGGGGAGAATgcaaaaattatgaaccAACCGATTTAGAAAAAAGTGATACAAAGAAAGTAGGTACTCCTAATACTAAAAGAGAAGTAGGTAACAATAATGATGGACAAAATAAAGTTAGTATAATaagtgaaataaaaaagaaatattattatcattatgaTTTGCTAAGAAAAATAGGGGGAGTGAATTTTAAGAAAGGAGTTTTAGTAGCTGGGCATAGAGGTTATTATCTTACTGGTGCaggttttttattaaataatgctATTATGCAATATGCCATAAATTTTCTtgtgaataaaaaatatacaccTGTATATCCTCcgttttttatgaaaaaaaccATAATGGAGGAATGTGCAGAGTTAGATGATTTTGAAGAAACattgtataaaataagCTCGTCAAGTGTTGCTAGTGCTGAGGACCCGAAAATTGctacaaataataacaataataatatttcaaatgaaaaatcaAATAGAGACgacttatttttaatagcCACATCTGAACAACCACTATGTGCATTACACAGAGATGAAACATTAGAATCAAGGTATCTGcctttaaaatatgtaggTATTTCTTCCTGTTTTAGAAAAGAAGCAGGGGCACACGGAAAAGATATTAGAGGTATATTGAGAGTTCATCAATTTGATAAAGTCGAGCaattttgtatttcttTACCACAAACAAGTTATAAATTACATGAAGAAATGATAAAAACTTGTGAAGAATTTTATCAATCTTTAAATATTCCATAcaaaattgtaaatatcGTATCAGGAGCTCTCAATAATGCTGCTGCcttaaaatatgatatcGAAGGATATTTCCCTAGTAGTGGACAATATAGAGAATTGGTATCATGTAGTAATTGTACAGATTATCAAagtattaatttaaatattagaTATACCGattcaaatataaaaatagcagGCATTACAAAAAGTTCAAAAGATAagaatgatgaaaatgctAAAGATGAAACAAGAGATGAATATGTTGATAgtgaatatgaaaaatttaatcATGATTTTCCtgttgaaaataaaaattatgttcatttattaaatggTACTATGGTAGCTGGACAAAGATTTTTATGTTGTCTTTTAgaaaattatcaaaatgGAGAAGGTATTATGGTCCCTGAAAAATTAAGACCATACATGAACACTGATTTTATTCCATTCATAGAAtaa
- a CDS encoding thioredoxin-like protein — protein sequence MNNILLRINSRKAILPSNKRMFVHFNYPYRVGNCVNKSINAKANFKNIIQRNITNTANVDNKINSNRKKRIYMLSILISSILGYGAFKWDEKKKISNFLNEMTEISDDVFDRVDNIVLFVIDKNKLSDEKKKVQFLKHEIEKLNIKNLNYLYTFHEESRDFACYIYKGRRRRNITKEELVDTSSIKEIFEQFFVPISENAEKLNEGNNGTFPTYVTHDTFEKEVIEDSKKNDILLVLFENTCFLCFLYKPFINSLYKLFKENNIELKIKKYNIEKNDYAPNMIISRGTPTFLFYTKGKGTKLDEYKPNEIIEKIDKIVKLPSNIKEEIIDKVESIHARMHQFGLLTMWTTESKVIENTLIKRHIKDLPNSTDDETIYNEVLTALIEEDSQRNDLIEDSLNFTNEKIKEAEKGCYVAALMMANELIDEEKK from the exons ATGAATAACATACTACTAAGGATCAACAGTAGAAAAGCAATACTACCAAGTAATAAACGCATGtttgttcattttaattatcCTTATAGAGTCGGAAATTGTGTTAATAAGAGTATAAATGCAAAAGCTAACTTTAAGAACATTATACAAAGGAACATTACAAACACGGCAAATGTggacaataaaataaattcaaatcggaaaaaaagaatatatatgttaagtATACTTATTAGTAGCATATTAGGTTATGGCGCTTTCAAATgggatgaaaaaaaaaaaatatcaaatttTCTAAATGAAATGACCGAAATATCTGATGATGTTTTTGATAGGGTAGATAATATCGTACTATTTGTTATagataaaaacaaattgagtgacgaaaaaaaaaaagttcagtttttaaaacatgaaattgaaaaactcaacattaaaaatttaaactATCTTTATACATTTCATGAGGAAAGCAGAGATTTTGCTtgctatatttataaaggAAGGAGACGaagaaatataacaaaagaAGAGTTAGTAGATACTAGTTccataaaagaaatatttgaaCAATTTTTTGTACCTATTAGTGAAAACgctgaaaaattaaatgaaggAAATAATGGGACATTCCCAACGTACGTAACGCATGACACATTTGAAAAGGAg GTTATTGAAGATTCCAAGAAAAATGACATCCTTTTAGTTTTGTTTGAAAATACATGCTTCTTATGCTTTTTATACAAGCCTTTTATAAACAGCTTATACAAACTATTCAAAGAGAATAAC attgaattgaaaataaagaagtATAATATTGAGAAAAATGATTATGCGCcaaatatgataatttcTAGGGGAACACCAacctttttgttttataccAA AGGTAAAGGAACGAAGCTCGATGAATATAAACCAAATGAAATTATCGAAAAAATAGATAAg ATAGTTAAATTACCCAGTAACATTAAAGAGGAAATTATAGACAAGGTCGAATCAATACATGCACGAATGCACCAATTTGGATTGCTAACAATGtg gACGACAGAGTCAAAGGTTATAGAAAACACTCTTATAAAAAGACATATAAAGGATCTACCAAAT aGTACCGACGACGAAACTATTTACAATGAAGTGCTAACTGCTCTTATAGAAGAGGATTCGCAAAGAAATGACTTAATTGAGGATAGtttaaattttacaaatgaaaaaataaaagaagcCGAAAAGGGTTGTTACGTAGCAGCTTTG atgATGGCTAACGAATTAATAGacgaagaaaaaaaataa